The following DNA comes from Rhizobium sp. BT04.
TTCGAAGCGCGTCATGGCGAGGCTCTCGCCGGCCTCGAACTGGCCCTTCGGGGTCGCCTGGATACCCGCGCGGATGATCTCGCAGCTATAGGCGCCGAGGTTGATGACCATTGCCAGGTTGGCGGCCGTCAGTTCGGGAAGCTGGAGGCCGAGCGACGGCAAACCGAAGAAGATGAAAAAGAGCTGGATCAGGAACGGCGTGTTGCGGATCAGTTCGACATAGGTCGCAACGACAGGCTTCAGCCAGGCCGGACCGAGTGCGCGCACCCAGGCGCAGAAGATGCCGAGCGCAATGCCGAGCACGCCGCCAATCGCGATGAGCTCCAGCGTGACCAATATCCCTTTGAGAATCTCAGGGTAATATTGAAGCAGCCAGCCAAATTCGAAATGATAGCTCAAGGAATTGTCCCCTCTGCGGTGACGAGCATCTGTCATCCCGCGCGTGGAGCGCGGGATGACATCCGTAAGACCGGGTCTTTAGAGATCGGACGGGAGATCGGCGCCGAGCCATTTCTGCGATATGGCGTTCAACGATCCATCGGTTTTGGCCGTAGCGATAATGCCGTTCACCTTCTCCAGAAGAGCTGCCTGTTCCTTGTTGAGACCGATGTAGCAGGGTGAGTTCTTGATGAGGAACTTCATCTCAGGGCGCTTGGGGGGATTTTTGGCGAGGATCGCAGCAGCCACGACGTTGCCGGTGGCAATGGTGTCGACCTGGCCAGACAGAAACGCCGAGATGGTGCCGTTGTTGTCCTCGTAGCGCTTGATCGTCGCGTCGGCCGGCGCGATCTTCGTCAGCTCGAGATCTTCGACAGCGCCGCGCGTGACGCCGATGCTCTTGCCCGCGAGATCTTCCACCTTGGCGATCGAAAGATCGGCGGGCGCGAACACGCCATTGAAGAATGGTGCGTAGGCTACCGAGAAATCGATCACCTTTTCGCGCTCGGCATTCTTGCCGAGGCTTGAAATGACCAGATCGACTTTATTGGTCTGCAGATAGGGCACGCGGTTGGCGCTGGTGACCGGCACGAGTTCGGTCTTGACGCCCAGCTTTTCGGCAATGAGGTTGGCCACGTCGATATCGTAGCCCATCGGCGCCATATCGGTGCCGACGCTGCCGAAGGGCGGGAAATCCTGCGGAACAGCGACACGCAGCGTCCCGCGCGCCGTGATGTCGGCGAGAGCATCGGCGTAGGACGCCGAGCCGAATCCGAAGGTTGCAGCCAGGGTCGCGATTGCGAAGAAGACTCGTCTTGTCAGCATGTTTCAATTGCTCCTTTGAAGTTTGTCGTTTTTGGGTCTGACAGTTGCGGATACGGTCCTGGGAGGAAGGGATAGGGAACTGCGCAGTTCCGAGAGCGGATCCGGCCGGGCGGTGAGGTCGAGGCCCATTTCCACGTCGTCGAGATGTTCGACGGACAGATCCGCCGCTCTGCCGAAATCGCCCGCTTGCATGGCCTGGAAGATGCGGCAATGCCCCTCGTGAGACTGTGCCGCATGAAATTCAGACTGGTAGAGCATCGAAATGAGGATCGTCCTCGCGGTGAGATCGCGGAGGATATCGACGATGATGGCGTTCCCGCTCAATTCCGCGATGCGGATGTGAAAATCGCCCATCAAATAGGTCAGGCGCTGCCGGTCGCCTGCAGCCATGGCGCTTTTTTCCTCGTTCAAATGCGCGTCGAGAGCTTTGCGTCCCTGGTCTGTCAGGACGCGCATGCTGCGCAGCAATCCGGCCTCGATGACGCGGCGCGCCTCATAGACCGCGATCGCCTCTTCGGCGGACGGCTCGACGACAAACCAGCCTCGCCGCGGACTGACATGCACGATGCCGCGTGTTTCCAGCCGCATCATGGCTTCGCGAACGCGGGTGCGGGACACGCCGAAGAGCGTTGCCAGCTGGTTTTCGCTGAGCCGCGTACCGGGCCGGATCCTGGCTGAAAGAATCCCGGAAACGATCGTTTCCTCGATGGTCTTCTGCGTGGTCTCGGATGTGTGGCTATCTTGCATACAAGACAGAAAGCAAAGCGCGTGCCAAAATTCTGCGTCCGGGATTTCCAAGATGTCTCGGATTCACCCTCTGAAATTTGCACGCTGGGAATGCAGACTGAACGTAAATTGAGCGAGTGCCTGCAACGGCTGTCCAACCCGATCAGCGTCGGCCGCCCACATAAGTGCTGGCAGTGTTCGCTTACCCTGTCCGGTTGACGTGAATGCGCTCAGCTCATGCGGCCGAAGCCGCCCAGGGATTGATCACTTCAACACCTGCCGCGTCGAAGGCGCTTGTATCGCGCGTGGCGACGACAAACCCTTTTGACGCCGCAATGGCGGCAATATAACCATCCGGCGTGGGGAAACCTCTGCCAGCGGCGCGAGCCTTGACGGCGAGGTCGGCATAATGCCGTGCCGCGGTGATGTCGAAGGCCAGAATACGGTTTTCGAAGAGCTCCATCAGACCGTCCAACGCCTCTGAGAGCCTTTCTTTGCGTTTGCCGGGCGGGAGCGCGCCGATACCAAACATCAGTTCGGCGATGGTGACGCTGGAAAGGAAGAGGGTTTCGGCTGCCTGCTCATCGAGCCAGAATTTCACGGCTTCGTCGGGCGCGGGTTTCATCGCCTCGGAAACGACGTTCGTATCGAGGATAATCATTCAAAGCTCATCGGCTTCGCAGGGAGCTTGTCGCGAGCCTGATCCAGAACGGCAAAGTCCTCATTCGTCAGGCCGAGGCGACGGCTCCGTTCGGCGAGCACACTGCCAAGGCGCAGCCGTGTTTCTGGACGGACGGCAGCCTCGAGGATTTCTCGCATCTCCGCTTCGGCGCTGCGCCCGTGATGAGCCGCGCGCACCTTGAGGGCACGGTGCGTTGCTTCGGAGAGGTTTCTGATTGTGACTGCGGGCATGATGGCAACCCTGCGTGACATGATAGCAATGCTAGCAATATAACTTATTTGCCATCACCCTACAATGCGCGTTGCGTGTACCCGTGCCGCCGGAGGCGTCGACGACTTGCGTTTAATCGTCAAGGGTTTCTTTTTCGTTTAGTTGAAACTTGAGGTCTTGAGGAATTCCGCGAGCCGTTCGGTCTTCGGATGCACGAACATTTCCTTCGGGTCCCCCTCCTCGCAGATAACCCCCTGGTTCATGAAGATGACGCGCGATGAAACCTCGTAGGCAAAGCGCATCTCGTGGGTGACCAGCAGCATGGTCATGCCGTCGGCGGCAAGGCCTTTGATGACCTGCAGCACTTCGCCCACCAGTTCCGGGTCCAGCGCCGAGGTCACTTCGTCGAACAGCATCAGCCTCGGCGACATGGCGATGGCGCGGGCGATGGCGACGCGCTGCTGCTGGCCGCCGGAGAGCTGTCCGGGATAGTGGTTCGTGCGGGCGGCAAGACCGACACGATCGAGCCATTTTTCCGCGATCGCACGGGCCTCCGGCTTCGTCATTTTTTTGACCTTGACGAGGCCGAGCATGACGTTTTCAGCGGCACTCATATGCGGGAAGAGATTGAACTGCTGAAACGCCATGCCGGTCAGCGCGCGCTGGCGTGCGATCTCCTTCTCGCTCTTGCGGCGGCGCGTCGCGCCTTCGGCACGGTAGCCGATCTCTTCGCCGTCGAGGCTGATCGTGCCGCCCTGGAATTCTTCCAGCATGTTGACGCAGCGAAGCAGGGTGGTCTTTCCGGAGCCGGACGAGCCGATGATGGAAATGACCTCGCCTTCCCCCACGGCGCAATCGACGCCCTTGAGGACTTCGTGGATGCCGTAAGTCTTGCGCAGACCCTTGATGTCGAGAATGGTCTTGGCCATCGGGGGAACTCCTCAGGACGGCAGGGCGGTCTTGCGCTCGACATATTTGCCGAAGTGCTCGATGCCGTAGTTGACGATGAAATAGAGACCGCCGGCCAGGAAATAGAACTGGAGGCTCATGAAATTGCGGGAGATGATCTCCTGCGTGCGCAGGAGAAGCTCGGCGACGCCGATGACCGAGAGCAGCGTCGAGGCCTTGACCATTTCGGCCGCCGTATTGACCCAGGCCGGCAGGCACTGGCGCATGGCTTGCGGCCAGAGCACCGAGGTGAAGGTCTGGGTAAAGGTCAGGCCGATCGCCTTGGCGGCTTCGGTCTGCCCCTTCGGGATCGCCTGAAGTGCTCCACGGACGATTTCGCCGACATGCGAGGAGCAGAAGATAGCAAGGGCGAGCACGCCGGCAGAGAACGGCCCGAGATCGAGCCCGACGGCGGCGGAGACATAGTAGCTCGCCAGCACCAGCACGAGCACCGGCGTGCCGCGGATGATATCGGTATAGGCGCGCACGAGCAGACGCAAAACAACGCCGCCATAGACGAGCGCCAGGCCGACGAAAACGCCGAGCACGGACCCTGCGAGGATGGCCAGCAGAGAAATCGACACGGTCACGCCGATGCCGTTGATGATGACGTAACGGGCGATCCAGAGTTGCTCGAGAAAGGTGTGGGACATCAGGTCTATCTCGGCAGAGCCAGACGGCGCTCGACGAAGCGCATCACGGCGGCGATGAGGAAACAGGTCACGACATAAAGGGCTGAGGTGACCATCCAGGTTTCGATGACGCGGAAACTCTCGACATTGATCTTGCGGGCGGCAAAGGTCAGTTCCGGCACGGCGATAGCGGCGGCGAGCGAGGTGTCCTTGAAGAGCGAGATGATCGTCGAGGACAGCGACGGCAGCACGTTGCGCAGCATCAGCGGCGCGATGATGGAGCTGCGAATCTGCATTCCCGTCAGGCCGATGGCGAGGCCGGCTTCCGTCAATCCTCTCGGAATCGACAACAGCCCGGCGCGGAACACCTCGGCCAGATAGGCGCCGGAATAGAGGGAGAGAACCAGGACGAAGCTCTTTATCTTGTCGAGGCGCAAGCCCATCTGCGGCAGCGCGAAAAAGGCGAAAAGCACCAGGACAAGAATCGGAAGGTTGCGGATGACCGTGACATAGATCCGCGCCGGCACGACCGCGAAGCGGTTTTTGGACGTCAGCGCGAAGGCTACGACGAGTCCGATTACGGCCCCGATCAGGATCGAGATCACCGCAAGGCCGAGGCTCAGCGCAAGCCCGCTTAAAAGAAAATCGAAATTGCGCCAGACGGCAGCAAAATTCAGCGTGTAACCCATGCGGGCCGCCCCTTCAGACGAACGCATCGTGCACGATGCGCAGATTCAAATGTTACAGCGTCCTTTGCGCGTCTGAAAAGACGCGCGACGCTGCAGCGGAGCGGGAGAACACTCCCGCTCCGCATGGCCGTTACTTGAACTCGACGGGAAAGCCGATCTGCGGCGGTGTCAGATCCTTGCCGAACCAGGTCTTGAAGGACTTGGCGTAAAAGTCGAACTCAACGCCGGTCATGGCTTCATGCAAAGCGGTGTTGACGAAGTTCAGCCAGTCCTGATCGCCGCGCTTGACCGCGCAGGCATAGGTCTGCGGGTTCCAGCCGTAGCCGGCGTCTTTGTAGCGGCCCGGGTTCTGCGTCATATACCAGGCAAGCGACGACTGGTCGGTGGCG
Coding sequences within:
- a CDS encoding amino acid ABC transporter permease; the encoded protein is MSYHFEFGWLLQYYPEILKGILVTLELIAIGGVLGIALGIFCAWVRALGPAWLKPVVATYVELIRNTPFLIQLFFIFFGLPSLGLQLPELTAANLAMVINLGAYSCEIIRAGIQATPKGQFEAGESLAMTRFETFRHVVLVPSLQRIWPALSSQVVIVMLGSSVVSQIAAEDLTFAANFIQSRTFRAFEAYIVSTSIYLVLAILLRQVLAMVGGLIFPRRTAR
- a CDS encoding transporter substrate-binding domain-containing protein, which produces MLTRRVFFAIATLAATFGFGSASYADALADITARGTLRVAVPQDFPPFGSVGTDMAPMGYDIDVANLIAEKLGVKTELVPVTSANRVPYLQTNKVDLVISSLGKNAEREKVIDFSVAYAPFFNGVFAPADLSIAKVEDLAGKSIGVTRGAVEDLELTKIAPADATIKRYEDNNGTISAFLSGQVDTIATGNVVAAAILAKNPPKRPEMKFLIKNSPCYIGLNKEQAALLEKVNGIIATAKTDGSLNAISQKWLGADLPSDL
- a CDS encoding plasmid stabilization protein; amino-acid sequence: MPAVTIRNLSEATHRALKVRAAHHGRSAEAEMREILEAAVRPETRLRLGSVLAERSRRLGLTNEDFAVLDQARDKLPAKPMSFE
- a CDS encoding amino acid ABC transporter permease, which produces MGYTLNFAAVWRNFDFLLSGLALSLGLAVISILIGAVIGLVVAFALTSKNRFAVVPARIYVTVIRNLPILVLVLFAFFALPQMGLRLDKIKSFVLVLSLYSGAYLAEVFRAGLLSIPRGLTEAGLAIGLTGMQIRSSIIAPLMLRNVLPSLSSTIISLFKDTSLAAAIAVPELTFAARKINVESFRVIETWMVTSALYVVTCFLIAAVMRFVERRLALPR
- a CDS encoding type II toxin-antitoxin system VapC family toxin, producing MIILDTNVVSEAMKPAPDEAVKFWLDEQAAETLFLSSVTIAELMFGIGALPPGKRKERLSEALDGLMELFENRILAFDITAARHYADLAVKARAAGRGFPTPDGYIAAIAASKGFVVATRDTSAFDAAGVEVINPWAASAA
- a CDS encoding amino acid ABC transporter permease produces the protein MSHTFLEQLWIARYVIINGIGVTVSISLLAILAGSVLGVFVGLALVYGGVVLRLLVRAYTDIIRGTPVLVLVLASYYVSAAVGLDLGPFSAGVLALAIFCSSHVGEIVRGALQAIPKGQTEAAKAIGLTFTQTFTSVLWPQAMRQCLPAWVNTAAEMVKASTLLSVIGVAELLLRTQEIISRNFMSLQFYFLAGGLYFIVNYGIEHFGKYVERKTALPS
- a CDS encoding GntR family transcriptional regulator; its protein translation is MQDSHTSETTQKTIEETIVSGILSARIRPGTRLSENQLATLFGVSRTRVREAMMRLETRGIVHVSPRRGWFVVEPSAEEAIAVYEARRVIEAGLLRSMRVLTDQGRKALDAHLNEEKSAMAAGDRQRLTYLMGDFHIRIAELSGNAIIVDILRDLTARTILISMLYQSEFHAAQSHEGHCRIFQAMQAGDFGRAADLSVEHLDDVEMGLDLTARPDPLSELRSSLSLPPRTVSATVRPKNDKLQRSN
- a CDS encoding amino acid ABC transporter ATP-binding protein, encoding MAKTILDIKGLRKTYGIHEVLKGVDCAVGEGEVISIIGSSGSGKTTLLRCVNMLEEFQGGTISLDGEEIGYRAEGATRRRKSEKEIARQRALTGMAFQQFNLFPHMSAAENVMLGLVKVKKMTKPEARAIAEKWLDRVGLAARTNHYPGQLSGGQQQRVAIARAIAMSPRLMLFDEVTSALDPELVGEVLQVIKGLAADGMTMLLVTHEMRFAYEVSSRVIFMNQGVICEEGDPKEMFVHPKTERLAEFLKTSSFN